The region TCCGGTTTTTGCTCATAAAAGAGTGCTGGAATCTCTTACAAAGCGATTTAACTATATATTTACTTCAACAAATAAATATCCCGGCGCGCCAGGTGTACAGGAAAATGAAATTGTAAATGAAGCTTTTTATTTTAAAGATTTAAAAATCACTCCCATAGATTATATGCACAACCGCCTTCAAGTCTTCGGGTTTAGACTTAAAGATTTCGCTTATCTTACCGATCTTAAATCTATTAAGGAAGAAGAAGTTCAAAAACTGGATGGCGTAAAGGTTATGGTAGTAACCGCTCTAAGAATTGAGCCGCATCATTCTCATTTAAACCTCGAAGAAGCATTAGAATTTATTGCACGGGTGAAGCCCGAAAGAGCTTATTTAACCCATATTAGCCATTTACTGGGTTTTCACGATGAAGTGCAGAAGCAACTTCCCGATAATGTGTTTGTGGCTTACGATAACCTAAAAATCACTATTTAAGATGCGTAAAAATATATTGCTTTACCTCTTTATTTTTTCTCTTTTGTTTACCATTTTTATTTATGTAAACGACAAAAAAATTCTCGATGCCCGGGATGCGAAAATTCAGAGTTTAAAAGCAGAAGTTGAAAGACTTGAATCAGAAACAGATTCTGTTGCGGCTTTAGACGAAAATAGCGGTTATTTTTCTTTGATGGATAACGAAGATGCAATGACTTATTTTGAAAATAAAGGAATTGAAGCTGCCGAGGTTCTTGAAGCTATAGAAAATGAATTAATGAACCAGAATAAGGTTGATATTGATAATTCTTATGTGCCTTTTGAGGGTATGGAAGGCGATATGCATATCAATAAAATCAAGGTTTTAAACCATAAATGGGTAATTGCTGATTTTACCGATGGTACCTACTGGGGCGAAGTGTTTTTCACCTATTTTATTGATGAAGATGGAAATCCCGAACTAATTGCCGAAAAGTCTTTTATTTATCCCGCAGCAAATTAAATTCGCTCTTTAAGCCATTCTCGTAATTCAAAAAAATTCTGTGGAGCTACCCCGTGACCTACCGGAAATTCTGAATAGCTATTTTCAATGTTTAGCTGATCTAAAATTGGTTTGCTTTTGCGAGCCCATTCTATAGGAATCACCTGGTCTACAGATCCGTGAGAGCAGTAAAAGGATAGTTTAGAAAAATCGTTTTTATCATATCCTGGTTTCAAAATTCCTTTATTAATATAACCACTTAGCGCGATTATATTTTTAATCTTTTCAGGGTAGGAGAGGGCTACTGCATAACTTAAAATACTGCCCTGGCTAAAGCCTAAAAGCGTTACGTTTTCAGCATCTAAATGGTAGGCTTCAATCGCTTCCTCTATAAATTTGGCAATTAAATCCCGTGATTCTTTGGCCTGCTCATCGTCGCTGAATTTACCGTCCTGGTTATCCCAATGAATAGCATACCAGGCGTTTCCATAAGGTTGCATTGCGTAAGGCGCTTTTACCGAAATAACGAATAATTCATCGGGTAATTCTTCAGCAAAAGAGAAAAGATCGTTCTCATCGCTGCCATAGCCGTGAAGCATAATGAGCAATGCTGGCTTTTCAGTTTGGGTTTTCGGTTTTCTAATAAGGTGGTGGAGAGAAAGTTCTTTGGTATTCATTTAATTTATTGTACTAAACCATTTTTGAAAATATGTACCTAAAATCGGCACTTCTTTTTGTTCGCCTTGTATCGCAGTCACCAGGCCATAAATACCCAAAACCGCAATAAAAATATAAAAGGCCGAT is a window of Salegentibacter salegens DNA encoding:
- a CDS encoding alpha/beta hydrolase, producing the protein MNTKELSLHHLIRKPKTQTEKPALLIMLHGYGSDENDLFSFAEELPDELFVISVKAPYAMQPYGNAWYAIHWDNQDGKFSDDEQAKESRDLIAKFIEEAIEAYHLDAENVTLLGFSQGSILSYAVALSYPEKIKNIIALSGYINKGILKPGYDKNDFSKLSFYCSHGSVDQVIPIEWARKSKPILDQLNIENSYSEFPVGHGVAPQNFFELREWLKERI
- a CDS encoding MBL fold metallo-hydrolase, which codes for MEVIFLGTGTSQGIPIIGSKHPVCLSDNPKDKRLRVSVLVKWEGYNILIDCGPDFRMQMLANPVENLDAILYTHEHNDHTAGLDDIRPFFFRQGDIPVFAHKRVLESLTKRFNYIFTSTNKYPGAPGVQENEIVNEAFYFKDLKITPIDYMHNRLQVFGFRLKDFAYLTDLKSIKEEEVQKLDGVKVMVVTALRIEPHHSHLNLEEALEFIARVKPERAYLTHISHLLGFHDEVQKQLPDNVFVAYDNLKITI